One Niabella beijingensis DNA window includes the following coding sequences:
- a CDS encoding alpha-L-arabinofuranosidase C-terminal domain-containing protein, translated as MKQKIQLLFFLFLTQQGIAQDKTFVIRTGEPVAAVSPTMYGVFFEDINMGADGGLYAELVKNRSFEFFKPLMGWKVEQNPYREGAVLVLNRKEQHTANPRFLRITLPGDGPRSLSLINEGFRGMGIKKDLRYDFSFMYASAAAGLTVRAELCNAKGQAIGSAVLIPPATGGVWRKQELQFTATATEEKALLKITLEGNGTIDLDMISLFPGDTWRGRKGGLRADMVQMLADMKPGFIRFPGGCIVEGYDLSQRYQWKKTIEPVEERQLLINRWNFEFAHRPAPDYFQTFGLGFFEYFQLAEDIGAAPLPILNCGMACQFNAAEVVPLDQLDPYIQDALDLIEFANGPTTSKWGKIRADMGHPQPFGLSMMGVGNENWGPQYLERLQLFQKAIKAKYPDFRIVASSGTDPDGKRFEQLDTALRALHIDFIDEHYYRPPQWFFSNVNRYDHYPRTGTKVFAGEYAAHPEGVAPEKKNNWLAALSIAAFLTGVERNAAVVEMASYAPLFAHTAGWQWSPDLIWVSNLKAAGTPDYYVQQLYALNKGTKVLPLTLNDKVVAGQDSLYASAVLDEPAKELVIKMVNALPREQSIRLELRGTKRRTALAKLIRLQHTDLDAMNSMEAPRTVFPQESGIRLSGKQPPVTLAPYSFTILRIPYS; from the coding sequence ATGAAACAAAAAATACAATTGCTCTTTTTCCTGTTTTTAACACAGCAGGGAATAGCACAGGATAAAACTTTTGTGATCCGTACCGGTGAGCCGGTAGCAGCCGTGTCTCCCACGATGTACGGCGTTTTCTTTGAAGACATCAATATGGGCGCGGATGGCGGTCTTTACGCAGAACTGGTAAAGAACCGGTCGTTCGAATTTTTCAAACCACTGATGGGCTGGAAGGTGGAGCAAAATCCCTACCGGGAAGGCGCGGTGCTAGTACTGAACCGGAAAGAGCAGCATACGGCAAATCCCCGTTTTCTCCGGATAACCCTTCCCGGCGACGGCCCCCGGTCTCTTTCACTTATCAATGAAGGGTTCAGGGGAATGGGAATCAAAAAAGACCTCCGGTATGATTTTTCCTTTATGTACGCGAGCGCGGCGGCAGGCTTAACGGTCCGGGCCGAACTGTGCAATGCAAAAGGGCAGGCTATCGGATCAGCAGTACTGATCCCGCCGGCTACAGGCGGTGTATGGAGAAAGCAGGAGCTGCAATTCACCGCAACTGCAACGGAAGAAAAAGCACTGCTTAAGATCACTCTTGAAGGCAACGGAACGATCGACCTGGATATGATTTCCCTGTTCCCGGGCGATACCTGGAGGGGAAGAAAAGGAGGCCTGCGCGCAGACATGGTACAGATGCTGGCAGATATGAAGCCCGGCTTTATCCGCTTTCCGGGTGGCTGTATTGTGGAAGGGTATGATCTTTCGCAACGTTATCAATGGAAAAAAACGATCGAACCTGTAGAAGAACGGCAGCTGCTGATTAACCGGTGGAACTTTGAATTTGCACATCGCCCGGCTCCCGATTATTTTCAAACATTTGGCCTGGGCTTTTTTGAATACTTCCAGCTGGCCGAAGATATAGGAGCAGCACCGCTGCCCATACTCAATTGCGGCATGGCCTGCCAGTTCAATGCAGCCGAGGTGGTACCCCTTGATCAGCTGGATCCATACATACAGGATGCGCTGGACCTGATCGAATTTGCAAATGGTCCGACAACTTCAAAATGGGGAAAGATCCGGGCTGATATGGGGCATCCGCAGCCCTTTGGCTTAAGTATGATGGGAGTGGGGAACGAGAACTGGGGCCCCCAGTATCTGGAGCGGCTGCAATTGTTTCAAAAAGCGATCAAAGCAAAATATCCCGATTTCAGGATCGTTGCCAGCTCAGGAACGGATCCTGACGGAAAGCGCTTTGAGCAGCTGGACACTGCACTCCGGGCACTTCATATTGATTTTATTGATGAACATTATTACCGCCCTCCTCAGTGGTTCTTCAGTAATGTAAACCGTTATGATCATTACCCCAGAACAGGCACCAAGGTATTTGCCGGCGAGTATGCAGCACATCCGGAGGGAGTGGCACCGGAAAAAAAGAATAACTGGCTGGCCGCTTTATCCATTGCTGCTTTTCTCACCGGCGTGGAACGGAATGCCGCCGTTGTGGAAATGGCGTCTTATGCCCCTCTTTTTGCGCATACTGCAGGATGGCAATGGTCGCCCGATCTGATATGGGTGAGCAATCTGAAAGCAGCAGGTACTCCTGACTATTATGTGCAGCAATTGTATGCATTGAATAAAGGGACAAAAGTACTCCCGCTCACCCTGAATGACAAAGTGGTTGCCGGACAGGACAGTTTGTATGCGTCGGCAGTGCTTGATGAGCCGGCAAAGGAACTGGTTATAAAAATGGTCAATGCACTTCCGCGCGAACAATCCATCCGGCTTGAGTTGCGTGGGACAAAAAGACGGACGGCATTAGCGAAACTGATCCGGCTTCAGCATACGGATCTGGATGCCATGAATTCGATGGAAGCTCCCCGGACGGTTTTTCCGCAGGAGTCCGGGATCCGTTTATCCGGGAAGCAGCCCCCGGTTACCCTGGCGCCTTATTCCTTTACCATTCTCCGGATACCGTATTCATGA